ATCGTAATTTTGATTCAGATGATGACAATGAAGACGATTAAGAGCCGCACGCAGAAGGCTTAATAAGAAAGCAATCAGCCCTCCGCATCTTTGGCTACTTCTGCCATTGGTCGCAATTTTCGGAACATGACTCGCACTGGTAGCGTATGACTGGCTCCCGCAAATCGTTCCTATCGGCGTTGCTGTTCAGGGTCCCGGAACTGGTTCGCGCGTGGCTTTGTGACGTGCCGCTGGACATGCGCGCTGGGCCGGCTTGCTCGACGCGGCCGAACCAGATCCTGGAGGTGACGTTGCAGGCGGCCAAGGTGCCGGGGCCGATGGGCCGACGGCGGATGACGTACTCAACCCTGTACGACGCGATGGCCACGATGGACATGATCACGCTGATCCGCTCGGCGATCCGGGGGCTGCTGCAGGTGGTTGATGGTGCGTTGAAGCCCCGGTTGCGGGCACGGTTGTCCCGTGACGATGCCTATCAAACCGGCCGTAACCAACCACCATGCCGACAGCAACCGCCACGTCAAGTCAACCGCAGCGTAATTACCACCTACCCCACCAAGCCCATTCGGCACCAAGCCGCTCTAGTCGGCTCCGATGATGAACTCTTCGAGCTGAGCGCGCGCGACGTCGTCCGGCAACTGCTGCGGCGGGCTCTTCATCAAGTAGGCCGACGCCGGGATCACCGGGCCGCCGATGCCGCGGTCCTTGGCGATCTTCGCCGCCCGCACCGCATCGATGATGACGCCGGCGGAGTTCGGCGAGTCCCAGACCTCGAGCTTGTACTCCAGGTTCAGCGGCACGTCACCGAAGGCACGGCCCTCCAACCGCACATAAGCCCACTTCCGGTCGTCGAGCCAGCCGACATGGTCCGACGGGCCGATGTGCACATCCTTGGTCTTGAACTCGCGCTGCAGGTTGGAGGTGACCGCCTGCGTCTTGGAGATCTTCTTCGATTCGAGCCGTTCCCGTTCCAGCATGTTGAGGAAGTCCATGTTGCCGCCCACGTTGAGCTGCATGGTGCGGTCCAGCTGCACGCCGCGGTCTTCGAACAACTTGGCCAGTACCCGGTGCGTGATCGTCGCCCCGACCTGGCTCTTGATGTCGTCACCGACGATCGGCACCCCGGCATCGGCGAACTTCTTAGCCCACACCGGGTCGGAGGCGATGAACACCGGCAGCGCATTGACGAACGCCACCCCGGCATCGATGGCGCACTGGGCGTAGAACTTGTCGGCTTCTTCCGAACCGACCGGGAGGTAGGAGACCAGCACGTCGACCTTGGCGTCCTTGAGCACCTGGACCACGTCGACGGGTTCGGCGTCGGACAGCTCAATGGTGTCGGCGTAGTACTTGCCGATGCCATCCAATGTCGGGCCACGCTGCACCACCACGTCGGTCGGCGGCACGTCGGCGATCTTGATGGTGTTGTTCTCCGAGGCGAAGATCGCCTCCGACAGGTCGAAGCCAACCTTCTTCGCATCCACGTCGAAAGCGGCCACGAACTTCACGTCGCGGACGTGGTACTGACCGAACCGCACGTGCATCAGCCCGGGCACCGTCGAGTTTTCGTCGGCGTTGTGGTAGTACTCGACGCCCTGGACCAGCGAGGACGCGCAGTTGCCGACGCCGACAATGGCGACCCGTACCTCAGGCTGCGCCTCCGGCGCCCCTAACGGCTTGTACTCACTCATTCGGGCGTTCTCCTAACCTCATAGCTTCGGGCAGTGTCTTGTGTGGTTATGTGCAGGGGCTGTTGTGCAGAGTTCACGTCTGTTCGGCGTGATTGGGCGCTGCCCGTTCTGCGGCGATGAGCTCGTTGAGCCACTTGACTTCACGCTCGCTGGACTCGAGCCCGAGTTGGTGCAGTTGCCGGGTATAGCGGTCCAACGAGCTGCTGGCCCGCGCCACCGCTTCGCGCAGGCCTTCGCGGCGCTCTTCGACTTGGCGGCGACGGCCTTCCAGGATGCGCATCCGAGCCTCGGCCGGGGTGCGGTTGAAGAACGCGAGGTGCACCCCGAAGCCGTCGTCGGTGTAGTTGTGCGGGCCGGTGTCGGCGACCAGTTCGGCAAAGCGTCGCCGGCCCTCGTCGGTCAGCTGGTAGACGCGGCGTGCGCGCCGCACCGGCGTGCCCGCGGGCGCGGCATTCTCCGCGATCAGCCCCTCGGTCTGCATCCGCCGCAGTGCTGGATATAGCGAGCCGTACGAGAATGCCCGGAATGCGCCGAGCAAGCCGGTCAGCCGTTTACGCAACTCGTAGCCGTGCATGGGCGACTCGATCAAGAGGCCCAGGATGGCAAGTTCCAGCATCGAGTCACCCCCTTTGTATGGCTGCGTATGGCTGCTGGTTGCGTGAACTACTTAACGATTCGACGCCTCGCGTCATCGTATCGTTTCGATATATTTGCCACAACACCACGCGGCGTTGGTGAGTTGTTCGTCACGTGTGGGGGACCTGCCCACGCCGACTGCCGGCTTCGCTACGACGGATAACTCACCTGTTTGACGGTGCCGTCACCAGCGAAGACGATATAGCCGCCGCCGTAGTCGCTGGAAACATACACCGACAGCGACAGTGCCCCGGGCGTAGTGGGGTCTTCGGCCGGATCGATGACCAGGTACATGTTGGTGACGTCGGACTGCTTCATGCCCAACGTCTCCGCGGCGCCCCGCATGATCCCCACCGTCGCCTTCACGTCGAACTTGCCCAGGTCGACCAGGGCAGCATCGGCACCGCCCTTGGCGGAGCTGGTCGGATCGCCCCAGCCGCCGCGGTAGGTGTAACTCAGCACCCTGCGGTCGTCGGCGGGGTCCTTGCGATCGAGCACCGCGTACGTCGGATAGATCACCAAGCGGTACCCCATGGTGTCGCCGAACCTTTTGCGCGTCTGCTCCAGCAGACCGGTGAGCCCGCCGAGGGAGTGCAGCTGCTTCGGCGGGGTCAGCACCACGGCCGCGACACCGTCAGGCTTGGCTCCCGGATCCGTCGTGAAATCCAGCGGTGAGCTGGTGTTGCCGTACAGACCCCAGCCGATGCCGACACCCAACAGCACCGACACCCCGAATGCGGCCGCCAGCAGCCCCAATCCGTTGCGCCGCGCCCGCGACTTGAGTGCGGGAACCTCCGCGGGTGCACTCTCGGACTGCAGATCGGCGATCAGGTCCTGCAGGTCGCCCAGCGTCACGGCCTTGGTGGCGGTGCTCACCCGATCGCGGTGCTCTTCCATCGAGAGCTGGCCCTCGTTGAGGGCGGCGTCAAGAATCTGGCAGGCGTCTTGGCGGTCGGTGTCCTTGGCCCGGGTTGCCGTCGATCCTCCACGAGCAAGCGGTGCGCCCAGCCATTTCGCCACGGGGATGATCGTAGAAGTCGAGCTTGCGGGGACGCGATAGAGCATCGGTTGCAGGTCGGTGGCGCGGGTCGGGGTGCTGCCGCGCCTGCCCGGGATGTGCCCAGGCCGTGCCGGGCTGCATCGTCACGACGCGAAAGCGACGTACTCTGGTCAGCGTGCAACTGCAGCGACAGGTGGTGGACTATGCGCTTCGCCGGCGTTCACTGCTGGCCGAGGTGTACTCGGGGCGCACCGGCGTCTCCGAGGTCTGTGACGCAAATCCCTATCTGCTGCGCGCCGCAAAGTTTCACGGAAAACCAAGCCGGGTGGTCTGTCCGATCTGCCGCAAGGAACAGCTGACGATTGTGTCCTGGGTGTTCGGCGAGCACCTCGGCGCGATCTCGGGCTCGGCGCGGACCGCCGAGGAACTGGTCATGCTCGCTACCCGGTTCACGGAGTTTGCGGTGCACGTTGTGGAGGTGTGCCGGACCTGCAGTTGGAATCACCTGGTCAAGTCGTATGTCCTGGGCGCAGCACGTCCAGCGCGGCCGGCGCGACCCCCAAGGGCCCCGAGGGGGGCTGCTCGAACGCGGACGGCGCGCAACGGCGCCCGCACGGCCAGTGAATAGCGAAGGGCGTCACCACCAATCGTCGAGTGACGCTGCAGGCGGGCCGGCGACTGAGGGTGTGGACCAACCTCGCGGGAACCCCGGTCGCCCAGAGGGGGAGCGTCTGTCGGCGGCCCCCCGCCGCCAGGTTCCGCCCGACGATCGAATGACCACGATCATCCCGCCGGTGACCGATGACCGGCCTGGGCACTCGAACCCCATCGAGGAAGTCCGGGCCGCGCTGGACAATCCGCCGTCCACACCCCTGCTTCGCGACCCACTGGAGCAGGTCAAGGCTGCGCTGAACAGTCCTGAGCCGCGCCCTCGGGACGAGCGGCTGAGCGGCGCAGGTGGTCCCCCGGGGCCACCGGGGCCACCGGGTCGGCCTGGCCAACGCGGGCCGGCGGGCGCTCGGTCGCCCCGGCCGAGGCCCGACTGGGTCCAGCAGGTCAGCTGGAAGTGGGTTCGACGGTCGGCCGGCCTGGCCGCAGCGGCAATTGTCTTGCTGCCGATCATCACCTTCACCATGGCTTACTTCATCGTCGACGTGCCCCGGCCCGGGGACATCCGCACGAACCAGGTCTCCACAATCTTGGCCAGCGACGGCTCAGAAATCGCCAAAATCGTTCCCCCCGAAGGCAATCGCGTTGACGTCAACCTCAGCCAAGTTCCGGTACACGTACGCCAGGCGGTGATCGCCGCCGAGGACCGCGGCTTTTACTCGAACCCCGGCTTCTCGTTCAGCGGTTTTGCGCGTGCGGTCAAGAACAACCTGTTCGGCGGCGATCTGCAGGGCGGCTCCACGATCACTCAGCAGTATGTCAAGAACGCGCTGGTCGGTTCCGCGCAGCACGGGTGGAGCGGCCTGATGCGCAAGGCCAAGGAGTTGGTCATCGCGACCAAAATGTCGGGGGAGTGGTCCAAAGACGACGTGCTGCAGGCATATTTGAACATCATTTACTTCGGGCGGGGCGCGTACGGAATCTCGGCCGCTTCGAAGGCCTATTTCGACAAGCCGGTCGAGCAGCTCACCGTCTCCGAGGGGGCGTTGCTGGCGGCGCTGATCAGGCGGCCTTCCACGCTGGACCCGGCGGTCGACCCGGAAGGCGCACTCACCCGGTGGAATTGGGTGCTCGACGGCATGGTGGAGACCAAGTCCCTGTCCGCCCAGGATCGCGCCGAACAGCAGTTTCCCAAGACTGTGCCGCCCGAGCAGGCCAGCGCGGAAAACCAGACCACCGGCCCCAACGGGCTGATCGAACGCCAGGTGACCAAGGAATTATTGGAACTGTTCAACATCGATGAGCAAACCCTGAACACCCAGGGGTTGCAGGTCACCACCACGATCGATCCGCAAGCCCAACGGGCCGCCGAAAAGGCGGTGGCCAAATACCTCGACGGGCAGGATCCCGATATGCGGGCGGCGGTGGTGTCCATCGACCCGCACAACGGAGGCGTGCGCGCCTACTACGGCGGCGATAACGCCAACGGCTACGACTTCGCCCAGGCCGGATTGCAGACCGGATCGTCTTTCAAGGTGTTCGCGTTGGTGGCCGCCCTCGAGCAGGGGATCGGGCTGGGCTATCAGGTCGACAGTTCACCGCTAACGGTCGACGGTATCAAGATCACCAACGTCGACGGCGAGGCTTGCGGGACGTGCAACATCGCCGAGGCGCTCAAGATGTCGCTGAACACCTCCTATTACCGGCTGATGCTCAAACTGAAGGGCGGCCCCCAGGCCGTCGCGGACGCCGCGCATCAGGCTGGTGTGGCCACCAGTTTCCCGGGCATATCCCACACGCTGTCCGAGGATGGCAAGGGCGGCCCGCCGAACAACGGGATTGTGTTGGGCCAGTATCAAACCCGGGTGATCGATATGGCGACGGCGTACGCCACGCTGGCCGCGTCGGGCATTTATCACCGGCCGCACTTCGTCCAAAAGGTAGTCAACGCCGAAGGTCAGGTCCTCTTCGACGCTGCCAACCAGGACAACTCCGGTGAGCAACGCATCCCGAAGGCCGTGGCCGACAACGTGACTGCGGCGATGATGCCGATCGCGGGCTATTCACGCGGCCACAGCCTGGCCGGCGGCCGGCCGTCGGCGGCCAAGACCGGCACGGTGCAGTTGGGTGACACCACCGCCAACAAAGACGCCTGGATGGTCGGCTATACCCCGTCGCTGTCCACCGCGGTCTGGGTGGGGACGGTCAAGGGCGACCAGCCGCTGGTGACCGCCTCTGGCGCAGCGGTTTACGGCTCGGGTCTGCCGTCGGACATCTGGAAGGCGACCATGGACGGCGCCCTGAAAGGGACCGACAACGAGAGCTTCCCCAAGCCCACCGAGATAGGCGGCTACGCCGGGGTGCCCGCACCGCCCCCGCCGTCTGCCGCGCCGCCGTCGGAGACCGTCATTCAGCCCACCGTCGAAGTAGCACCCGGGATCACCATCCCCGTCGGTCCGCCCACCACCGTGACGCTCGCGCCCGGGCCGCCGTCGGTGCCACCGCCGGCTGACAATCCCACGCCGCCACCGTGACGGCCATCCGTACCCAGCGCGCAACCGTCTCACCCCAGCCGTTGGCCGCCGATCTGCGTAGCGAAGATCACCGCGATTGCCCCAGCCGCACCGATGTTTTGGGCGCTGCTCTGGCCGACGTCATCGGCGGACCGGTGGGCCGGCACGCGCTGATCGGGCGCGCCCGGTTCATGACTCCGTTGCGGGTGATGTTCGTGATCGCGCTCGTGTTCCTGGCGCTCGGCTGGTCGACGAAGGCCGCTTGCCTACAGACCACCGGCACCGGGCCGGGCGACAAGAGAGTGGCGAACTGGGACAACCAGCGCGCCTACTACGAATTGTGCTATTCCGACACCGTGCCGCTCTATGGCGCAGAGTTGTTGAGCCAGGGCAGGTTTCCCTACAAGTCCAGCTGGGTCGAGACGGACAGCACCGGCGCACCGCAGATCCAATACAACGGACAGCTCGCGGTGCGCCATATGGAATACCCGGTGCTGACCGGGGTATACCAGTACGTCGCGATGGCTATCGCCAAGACCTACACCGCGTTGAGCAACGTCACGCCGCTGCCGGTGATCGCCGAAGTGGTGATGTTCTTCAACGCCGCGGCGTTCGGGCTGGCGATGGCCTGGCTGGCTACCGTGTGGGCCACCTCGGGTCTGGCCGGCCGCCGTATCTGGGACGCCGCGTTGGTGGCAGGATCGCCACTGCTGATTTTTCAGATATTCACCAACTTCGACGCACTGGCGACGGCTTTCGCGATGGGTGGACTGCTGGCATGGGCTCGGCGCAAACCGTGGCTGGCGGGGCTGCTGATCGGATTGGGCGCTGGGGCCAAGTTGTATCCGCTGCTGTTCCTGGGCCCGCTGGTGGTGCTGGGAATTCGGACCGGGCGCCTGGGGGCCGCGGGCCGCACGGCGCTGGCCGCGGCGGTGACCTGGCTGGTGGTCAATCTGCCCATCATGGTGCTCTATCCGCGGGGCTGGTCGGAGTTCTTCCGGCTCAACACCCGGCGCGGTGACGACATGGATTCGCTGTACAACGTCGTGAAGTCCTACACCGGCTGGCGGGGCTTCGATCCCGCGCTGGGCTTCTGGGAGCCGCCGATGGTGCTGAACGCGGTCGTGACGGTGCTGTTCGCAATGTCTTGTGCCGCAATCGCTTACATCGCACTTACTGCTCCACAGCGGCCGCGGGTGGCGCAGCTGATGTTTCTGTTGGTGGCGGTCTTCCTGTTGACCAACAAGGTGTGGAGCCCCCAGTTTTCGCTGTGGTTGGTACCGCTGGCCGTGCTTGCCCTGCCGCACCGCCGGATTCTGTTGGCGTGGATGACAATTGACGCGCTGGTGTGGGTTCCGCGGATGTATTACCTCTACGGCAACCCGAACCGCTCACTGCCCCAGCAGTGGTTCACCACCACGGTGTTGTTGCGCGACATTGCCGTGATCGTGCTGTGTGCGTTGATAATTCGACAGATATATCGACCCCGGGAGGATCTGGTGCGCTGGAATGGGCGAATCGACGATCCCGCGGGCGGTGGTTACGACCGCGCCCCGGACGCCGCACCCGGCTGGCTGCCGAACTGGCTGCGCCCAGTCGCATCGCGGCCGGAGCTGACGGCGCCTGCCGCTATTGCCGTGCGGGAGCCCTGATGCAGGTCGCGATCCCGCTGTTCCCGCGGTTCACCGCGTTGGACGCCGTCGGTCCCTATGAAGTCCTGCAACGTATTCCGTCGATCGACGTGGTTTTTGCCGGGCACCGACGCGGCGAGCTGCGCACCGAAAACGGCATGCTCGGACTTGTCTGCGATGCCACCTTCGACGAAGTCGGCACACCCGACGTCGTGGTGTTTCCCGGTGGCATCGGAACCCGGGTGTTGCTGGACGATGGCATCATTCGCGGCTGGCTGCAATCGGTCCACCCGCACACCAGATTCACCACCTCGGTGTGCACCGGAGCGTTGTTGCTCGCCGCCGCGGGGCTGCTCGACGGCCTGACCGCCACGACGCATTGGCGCGCCGCAGAGCAGCTCAACGAGCTGGGCGCGCGGTATGTGCCCGACCGCGTCGTCGAACACCTGCCGCAGCGCATCATCACCGCCGCCGGGGTCTCCAGCGGCATCGACATGGCTTTGCGATTGGTCGAGCTGTTGGTTGACCGGGAAGCCGCCCAGGCCGCCCAGTTGCTCATCGAATACGACCCGCGGCCGCCGTTCGCCTCGGGATCGCTGGCCGATGCCGACGAGGCGACGCGGGCGAGGGCCGCCGAATTCCTGCGCCGCCGGAAGTGACTGAATTCATGGCAAGCACCGAGATTGCGGTGCGGGTTGCGATTCGGCGCCAGACCAAGAACCCGGTCGCAATCTGGGCGCAACCCGCGGCTTCGTTCAGCGATTTTTCTGGTCGGCGCGTTGTCCGGTACCCTGGGACGGTTGCCGACGCAGGCGACCCTCCTGCCACGGACCGACCGTGGCCGCTAAGACCAGAGGAGGTGATGAGGTCCCTATGCGTCCATATGAAATCATGATCATCCTCGATCCCACTCTCGACGAACGCACCGTCGCCCCGTCCCTGGAGACGTTCCTCAACGTCGTCCGAAAAGACGGCGGAAAAGTCGAAAAGGTCGACATCTGGGGCCGGCGGCGGTTGGCCTACGAGATCGCCAAGCACTCCGAGGGCATCTACGTCGTCGTCGACTTGAAGGCTGCCCCGGCGACGGTATCGGAACTGGACCGCCAGCTGAGCCTCAACGAGTCGGTACTGCGCACCAAGGTGATGCGCGCCGACAAGCACTAGCCCGGCGACGATGCGGCCGCAAAGTGGGGGCGGAGGAGCCGGGCAAATCGAGCACCAGCCGTCGGTGTCAGCCCCGTTGCATAGGCTCGAGTCAAAGATGCTCATGACTACCCGCCAGGCGAGGATCGGGCGGAACAAGGAGAACTATTGTGGCTGGTGACACCACCATCACCGTCGTCGGAAACCTGACCGCCGATCCCGAGCTACGGTTCACGCCGTCGGGCGCCGCCGTCGCGAATTTCACCGTCGCGTCGACGCCCCGGATCTACGATCGGCAGACCGGTGAGTGGAAGGACGGCGAGGCGCTTTTCCTGCGCTGCAACATCTGGCGGGAGGCCGCCGAAAACGTGGCGGAAAGCCTGACCAGGGGGGCGCGGGTCATCGTCACCGGCCGGCTCAAGCAGCGTTCGTTCGAAACCCGTGAGGGCGAGAAGCGCACTGTCGTCGAGGTCGAGGTCGACGAGATCGGGCCGTCGCTTCGATACGCCACCGCCAAAGTCAACAAGGCCAGCCGAAGTGGTGGTGGCGGCGGCGGCGGCTTTGGCGGCGGTGGCGGATCCCGACCGGCGTCCGCGCCGGCCGGCGGCGCACCCAGCCCCGGCGACGACCCGTGGGGCAGCGCTCCTGCCTCGGGCTCATTCGGCGGCGACGACGAGCCGCCCTTCTGATCGAAATCGCTTCCCCTCACCGAGCTACGGAAAGAAAGAAAACCCATGGCCAAGTCCAGCAAGCGCCGCCCGGCTCCGGAAAAGCCGGTCAAGGCGCGCAAATGCGTCTTCTGCGCGAAGAAGGATCAGAAGATCGACTACAAGGACACCGCGCTGCTGCGGACCTATATCAGCGAGCGCGGCAAGATCCGGGCACGCCGGGTCACCGGCAACTGTGTTCAGCACCAACGAGACATCGCAACCGCGGTGAAGAATGCCCGTGAAGTCGCGCTGCTGCCCTTTACCTCGTCGGCGCGCTAGCCGACCGTCAGCGCTGCAAGCCCAACGAAAGTACGCAAACGATGAAGCTGATTCTGACGGCCGACGTTGACCACCTTGGTTCCGTCGGCGACACGGTGGAGGTCAAGGACGGCTACGGCCGCAACTTCCTGCTGCCCCGCGGCCTGGCGATCACGGCCTCACGCGGTGCCCAACGGCAGGCCGACGACATCCGCCGCGCCCGCGAATCCAAAGCGGTGCGCGACCGCGAGCATGCCGACGAAATCAAGGCGGCCATCGAATCGCTTGGCCCGGTCGCACTGACGGTGAAAACGGCGGGCGAC
The nucleotide sequence above comes from Mycobacterium pseudokansasii. Encoded proteins:
- a CDS encoding inositol-3-phosphate synthase — its product is MSEYKPLGAPEAQPEVRVAIVGVGNCASSLVQGVEYYHNADENSTVPGLMHVRFGQYHVRDVKFVAAFDVDAKKVGFDLSEAIFASENNTIKIADVPPTDVVVQRGPTLDGIGKYYADTIELSDAEPVDVVQVLKDAKVDVLVSYLPVGSEEADKFYAQCAIDAGVAFVNALPVFIASDPVWAKKFADAGVPIVGDDIKSQVGATITHRVLAKLFEDRGVQLDRTMQLNVGGNMDFLNMLERERLESKKISKTQAVTSNLQREFKTKDVHIGPSDHVGWLDDRKWAYVRLEGRAFGDVPLNLEYKLEVWDSPNSAGVIIDAVRAAKIAKDRGIGGPVIPASAYLMKSPPQQLPDDVARAQLEEFIIGAD
- a CDS encoding PadR family transcriptional regulator, producing MLELAILGLLIESPMHGYELRKRLTGLLGAFRAFSYGSLYPALRRMQTEGLIAENAAPAGTPVRRARRVYQLTDEGRRRFAELVADTGPHNYTDDGFGVHLAFFNRTPAEARMRILEGRRRQVEERREGLREAVARASSSLDRYTRQLHQLGLESSEREVKWLNELIAAERAAPNHAEQT
- a CDS encoding DUF1707 SHOCT-like domain-containing protein, whose amino-acid sequence is MAKWLGAPLARGGSTATRAKDTDRQDACQILDAALNEGQLSMEEHRDRVSTATKAVTLGDLQDLIADLQSESAPAEVPALKSRARRNGLGLLAAAFGVSVLLGVGIGWGLYGNTSSPLDFTTDPGAKPDGVAAVVLTPPKQLHSLGGLTGLLEQTRKRFGDTMGYRLVIYPTYAVLDRKDPADDRRVLSYTYRGGWGDPTSSAKGGADAALVDLGKFDVKATVGIMRGAAETLGMKQSDVTNMYLVIDPAEDPTTPGALSLSVYVSSDYGGGYIVFAGDGTVKQVSYPS
- a CDS encoding DUF5318 family protein, which produces MQLQRQVVDYALRRRSLLAEVYSGRTGVSEVCDANPYLLRAAKFHGKPSRVVCPICRKEQLTIVSWVFGEHLGAISGSARTAEELVMLATRFTEFAVHVVEVCRTCSWNHLVKSYVLGAARPARPARPPRAPRGAARTRTARNGARTASE
- a CDS encoding transglycosylase domain-containing protein, with amino-acid sequence MNSEGRHHQSSSDAAGGPATEGVDQPRGNPGRPEGERLSAAPRRQVPPDDRMTTIIPPVTDDRPGHSNPIEEVRAALDNPPSTPLLRDPLEQVKAALNSPEPRPRDERLSGAGGPPGPPGPPGRPGQRGPAGARSPRPRPDWVQQVSWKWVRRSAGLAAAAIVLLPIITFTMAYFIVDVPRPGDIRTNQVSTILASDGSEIAKIVPPEGNRVDVNLSQVPVHVRQAVIAAEDRGFYSNPGFSFSGFARAVKNNLFGGDLQGGSTITQQYVKNALVGSAQHGWSGLMRKAKELVIATKMSGEWSKDDVLQAYLNIIYFGRGAYGISAASKAYFDKPVEQLTVSEGALLAALIRRPSTLDPAVDPEGALTRWNWVLDGMVETKSLSAQDRAEQQFPKTVPPEQASAENQTTGPNGLIERQVTKELLELFNIDEQTLNTQGLQVTTTIDPQAQRAAEKAVAKYLDGQDPDMRAAVVSIDPHNGGVRAYYGGDNANGYDFAQAGLQTGSSFKVFALVAALEQGIGLGYQVDSSPLTVDGIKITNVDGEACGTCNIAEALKMSLNTSYYRLMLKLKGGPQAVADAAHQAGVATSFPGISHTLSEDGKGGPPNNGIVLGQYQTRVIDMATAYATLAASGIYHRPHFVQKVVNAEGQVLFDAANQDNSGEQRIPKAVADNVTAAMMPIAGYSRGHSLAGGRPSAAKTGTVQLGDTTANKDAWMVGYTPSLSTAVWVGTVKGDQPLVTASGAAVYGSGLPSDIWKATMDGALKGTDNESFPKPTEIGGYAGVPAPPPPSAAPPSETVIQPTVEVAPGITIPVGPPTTVTLAPGPPSVPPPADNPTPPP
- a CDS encoding DJ-1/PfpI family protein, which produces MQVAIPLFPRFTALDAVGPYEVLQRIPSIDVVFAGHRRGELRTENGMLGLVCDATFDEVGTPDVVVFPGGIGTRVLLDDGIIRGWLQSVHPHTRFTTSVCTGALLLAAAGLLDGLTATTHWRAAEQLNELGARYVPDRVVEHLPQRIITAAGVSSGIDMALRLVELLVDREAAQAAQLLIEYDPRPPFASGSLADADEATRARAAEFLRRRK
- the rpsF gene encoding 30S ribosomal protein S6; translated protein: MRPYEIMIILDPTLDERTVAPSLETFLNVVRKDGGKVEKVDIWGRRRLAYEIAKHSEGIYVVVDLKAAPATVSELDRQLSLNESVLRTKVMRADKH
- a CDS encoding single-stranded DNA-binding protein, which produces MAGDTTITVVGNLTADPELRFTPSGAAVANFTVASTPRIYDRQTGEWKDGEALFLRCNIWREAAENVAESLTRGARVIVTGRLKQRSFETREGEKRTVVEVEVDEIGPSLRYATAKVNKASRSGGGGGGGFGGGGGSRPASAPAGGAPSPGDDPWGSAPASGSFGGDDEPPF
- the rpsR gene encoding 30S ribosomal protein S18; this encodes MAKSSKRRPAPEKPVKARKCVFCAKKDQKIDYKDTALLRTYISERGKIRARRVTGNCVQHQRDIATAVKNAREVALLPFTSSAR
- the rplI gene encoding 50S ribosomal protein L9 — protein: MKLILTADVDHLGSVGDTVEVKDGYGRNFLLPRGLAITASRGAQRQADDIRRARESKAVRDREHADEIKAAIESLGPVALTVKTAGDSGKLFGSVTAGDVVTAIKKAGGPNLDKRMLRLPKAHIKAVGTHPVVVHLHPEVDVEIALDVVAES